The following are from one region of the Verrucomicrobiaceae bacterium genome:
- a CDS encoding DUF2959 domain-containing protein yields the protein MKLRPILALSLLALTACNTVYYAAWEKLGWEKRDLLVSAVKAARGEQKDAGEEFQDAMTQLKKLSGFHGGNLENAYNKFKTEYDDCEAQAQRVREEVREVDQVARDLFREWERETREYQNASLASDSRRRLEDTRYRFDQLSDTLHAAESSMEPVLRQFRDQVLYLKHNLNAAAIGSLRGTADNIQANIQRLLEQMNHSIAEADRFIATMK from the coding sequence ATGAAACTGCGCCCCATCCTCGCTCTTTCCCTCCTCGCCCTCACTGCCTGCAACACCGTTTACTACGCCGCCTGGGAAAAACTCGGCTGGGAAAAGCGTGACCTCCTCGTCAGTGCCGTCAAAGCCGCCCGTGGCGAGCAAAAAGACGCCGGTGAGGAATTCCAGGACGCCATGACTCAGCTCAAAAAGCTCAGCGGCTTCCACGGTGGCAACCTCGAAAACGCCTACAACAAATTCAAAACCGAATACGACGACTGCGAGGCCCAAGCCCAACGAGTCCGCGAGGAAGTGCGCGAGGTCGATCAAGTCGCCCGCGACCTCTTCCGCGAGTGGGAGCGTGAAACACGCGAATACCAAAACGCCTCCCTCGCCAGCGACAGCCGCCGCCGCCTCGAAGACACCCGCTACCGCTTTGACCAGCTCTCCGACACCCTCCACGCCGCCGAATCCAGCATGGAGCCCGTCCTACGCCAATTCCGCGATCAAGTGCTCTACCTGAAGCACAACCTCAACGCCGCCGCCATCGGCAGCCTACGCGGCACCGCCGACAACATCCAAGCCAATATCCAGCGCCTCCTCGAGCAAATGAACCACTCCATCGCTGAGGCCGACCGCTTCATCGCCACGATGAAATAG
- a CDS encoding glutaredoxin has product MSAPQITAYVKTYCGWSEGVRAIFRKYGLSYEEKDIIKNPAFRWEMEQKSGQPLSPCVEINGTMLPDISGAEVESWMIQNGLITPSEAEADAPTNSSCTDAQHAAMAAGILPGASVKFVA; this is encoded by the coding sequence ATGTCAGCCCCCCAAATCACCGCCTACGTCAAAACCTACTGTGGCTGGAGCGAAGGCGTCCGCGCCATCTTCCGCAAATACGGCCTCAGCTACGAAGAAAAAGACATCATCAAAAACCCAGCCTTTCGCTGGGAAATGGAGCAAAAAAGCGGCCAACCCCTCTCCCCCTGCGTCGAGATCAATGGCACCATGCTCCCAGACATCAGCGGAGCAGAAGTCGAGTCCTGGATGATCCAAAACGGCCTCATCACCCCCTCCGAAGCAGAAGCAGATGCCCCCACCAACTCCTCCTGCACAGACGCCCAACACGCCGCCATGGCCGCAGGCATCCTCCCCGGTGCCAGCGTCAAATTCGTCGCCTAA
- a CDS encoding tRNA (cytidine(34)-2'-O)-methyltransferase translates to MLHIVLFQPEIPHNTGAIGRLCLATQTRLHLIRPLGFTLDDKHLRRAGLDYWQDVEVCQWESWQDLRDAAGPEAPFFFIECDGPQPYWAADLTAQEVYLVFGPETRGIPPSILQSGPHLHIPMPGGTRSLNLATAAAIVMYEALRQRSSRV, encoded by the coding sequence ATGCTCCATATCGTGCTCTTTCAGCCAGAGATCCCGCACAACACGGGTGCCATCGGCCGACTTTGCCTCGCCACTCAGACCCGGCTACACCTCATCCGCCCGCTAGGCTTCACCTTGGATGACAAACACCTCCGCCGTGCCGGCCTCGACTACTGGCAAGACGTCGAAGTATGCCAATGGGAGAGCTGGCAAGACCTGCGAGACGCAGCAGGCCCCGAAGCCCCCTTTTTCTTCATCGAGTGTGACGGCCCACAGCCCTACTGGGCCGCCGACCTCACCGCGCAGGAAGTTTACCTCGTCTTTGGCCCAGAAACACGCGGCATCCCGCCCAGCATCCTCCAATCCGGCCCCCACCTCCACATCCCCATGCCCGGCGGCACCCGCAGCCTCAATCTAGCCACCGCAGCCGCCATCGTCATGTATGAGGCACTGCGCCAGCGCAGCAGCCGCGTGTGA
- a CDS encoding GtrA family protein translates to MTQTLADARRFLSENNWRTILARIHARDTHPIIQFLKYGICGVGALLVHQLICALVATWFFPVLGADLGRDTRAWNLFYCNAIAFIFGNSFAYWSNVRWVFMPGRHHQILEFIYFTLIGLAAFAAGILAGPYMIHLFDLHPLIAQLLLIIVSVLVNFICRKLFVFQH, encoded by the coding sequence ATGACACAGACACTTGCAGATGCGCGGCGCTTCCTATCTGAGAATAACTGGCGCACCATCCTCGCCCGCATTCATGCACGCGACACACATCCGATCATCCAGTTCCTCAAATACGGCATCTGCGGCGTCGGGGCACTCCTCGTCCATCAGCTCATCTGCGCTCTCGTAGCCACTTGGTTCTTCCCAGTGCTCGGCGCAGACCTCGGCCGTGACACACGAGCCTGGAATCTCTTCTACTGCAACGCCATCGCCTTCATCTTCGGCAACTCCTTCGCCTACTGGTCGAATGTGCGCTGGGTCTTCATGCCTGGCCGCCATCATCAAATCCTGGAGTTCATCTACTTCACACTCATCGGCCTCGCCGCCTTCGCCGCAGGCATCCTGGCAGGGCCTTACATGATCCACCTTTTTGACCTCCATCCACTCATTGCCCAGTTGCTTCTCATCATCGTCAGCGTGCTCGTGAATTTCATCTGCCGGAAGCTCTTCGTCTTCCAACACTGA
- a CDS encoding sugar phosphate isomerase/epimerase produces MNRRSLLLTAASVAAAIPAPKARAGLFSGKIRKSLKWSMAEKAAKGMTLTDAFKKLRECGFEGVEPSLLFKHVTLENAAEWATASRDSGLIIDGTVGGRAESLEAGIDITKKLGGDSMLVVLAYPLDQPITKTWRESLARMKQAAPYAEKMGIKMLIENVWNTFLISAYDMARFIDEVGSTHVGVHLDIGNQMRWGIAEHWVEVLGKRSLKLDVKEYDLDKAMSEGMRKGFDKPLGEGSINWPAVRAELAKISFTGWAAAEVKAGDWSYLADVARRMDQVLDL; encoded by the coding sequence ATGAATCGCCGCTCACTCCTCCTCACTGCCGCCAGCGTCGCGGCGGCCATTCCAGCCCCAAAAGCCCGTGCGGGCCTTTTTTCCGGAAAAATCCGCAAATCACTCAAATGGAGCATGGCTGAAAAAGCGGCCAAAGGCATGACTTTGACCGATGCCTTCAAAAAACTACGTGAATGCGGCTTTGAAGGCGTTGAGCCCAGTTTGCTCTTTAAACATGTGACCTTAGAAAATGCCGCCGAATGGGCCACGGCCAGCCGTGACAGCGGCCTCATCATCGACGGCACCGTCGGAGGCCGTGCAGAGAGCCTAGAGGCCGGGATCGACATCACCAAGAAGCTCGGTGGAGACTCCATGCTCGTCGTCCTCGCTTACCCACTCGATCAACCGATCACCAAGACCTGGCGTGAATCCCTCGCTCGCATGAAGCAGGCCGCCCCCTACGCGGAAAAGATGGGCATCAAAATGCTCATCGAAAATGTCTGGAACACCTTCCTCATCAGCGCCTACGACATGGCCCGCTTCATTGATGAAGTCGGTAGCACGCATGTCGGCGTGCATCTCGACATCGGTAATCAAATGCGCTGGGGCATCGCAGAGCACTGGGTGGAAGTCCTGGGCAAGCGCAGCCTCAAGCTCGATGTCAAAGAATACGATCTCGATAAGGCCATGTCCGAAGGCATGCGCAAAGGATTCGACAAACCTCTCGGCGAAGGCAGCATCAACTGGCCCGCCGTGCGTGCCGAGCTCGCCAAAATCTCATTCACCGGCTGGGCTGCAGCCGAGGTGAAGGCCGGAGATTGGAGCTACCTCGCCGATGTAGCGAGGCGCATGGATCAAGTGCTCGACCTCTAG
- a CDS encoding ThuA domain-containing protein, with protein MRALDLGRGVGMHAAPAMKTLLFCSFAAFVAATSSQAITPDGKHKLVLIAGKPSHPPGMHEFRAGTILLEKCLQSVPNLVVDRHEMGWVKDEKTFADADAVVIYADGGGKHPAVVEGHLETLRGLMAKGVGLGCMHYGVEVVPDQAGKEFQAWLGGHYENSFSCNPIWEANYTSLPQHEVTRGVQPFATKDEWYFQMRFRPAFGDGIAPAKEGAEVFAPILTASPTDATRDGPYVYPKGPYPHIQAEKGQGETMMWTVERQDGGRGFGFTGGHFHENWGNDQVRKVVLNALVWVTKSAVPASGVESKLSPEELKANLDPKPQPKPKSAQIKTPRVFERVASR; from the coding sequence ATGAGGGCGCTTGATTTGGGGCGTGGAGTCGGGATGCATGCTGCACCTGCCATGAAAACCCTCCTATTCTGCTCCTTTGCCGCTTTTGTAGCCGCCACCTCATCGCAAGCCATCACGCCGGATGGAAAGCACAAGCTGGTGCTGATCGCTGGCAAGCCATCTCATCCGCCTGGGATGCATGAATTCCGTGCAGGGACGATCCTGCTGGAGAAGTGCCTGCAAAGTGTGCCAAACCTAGTGGTGGACCGACATGAGATGGGCTGGGTGAAAGATGAAAAGACCTTCGCCGATGCGGATGCAGTGGTGATTTATGCAGATGGCGGTGGGAAGCATCCGGCGGTGGTGGAGGGGCATCTGGAGACGCTGCGGGGCCTCATGGCGAAGGGGGTTGGTCTTGGCTGCATGCACTACGGCGTGGAGGTGGTTCCAGACCAGGCGGGGAAGGAGTTCCAAGCGTGGCTGGGCGGGCATTACGAGAATTCATTTTCATGCAATCCGATCTGGGAGGCCAATTATACGAGCCTGCCGCAGCACGAAGTGACGCGGGGTGTGCAGCCCTTTGCGACGAAAGACGAGTGGTACTTCCAGATGCGCTTTCGGCCCGCTTTTGGCGATGGGATCGCTCCCGCCAAGGAGGGAGCTGAGGTTTTCGCTCCCATTTTGACTGCGTCTCCGACTGACGCGACGCGTGACGGCCCCTATGTGTATCCGAAGGGGCCGTATCCGCATATTCAGGCAGAGAAAGGGCAGGGGGAAACGATGATGTGGACCGTGGAGCGCCAGGATGGTGGTCGTGGCTTTGGCTTCACGGGCGGTCATTTTCATGAGAACTGGGGCAATGATCAGGTGCGCAAAGTGGTGCTCAATGCCCTGGTTTGGGTGACAAAGTCTGCGGTGCCCGCAAGCGGTGTCGAATCGAAGCTCTCACCAGAGGAACTGAAGGCGAATTTGGACCCCAAACCACAGCCAAAACCGAAGTCCGCACAAATAAAGACGCCACGCGTGTTTGAACGTGTGGCGTCGAGGTAA